AGAATCACAGACTCCGCCTCCAAGTGCGAGACAAATCTAAGTTTTAGCATGATGTTCCCAATGAAACTTTACTCAAGAGCACAAATGCCAACGTCTTGGTAGTGCTCAAAGCAAAGACTATAATTCTCTTGGCACTACTTCGAACAGAATCTTCCAAACCATTTCCAGTCTAATAGTTGTGGCAATATTTCAATCAGGGATCTAATTCACGCACAGCCAAATGCAAGGTCAGTCAGAGACAGTGAGAAGGACGTAAAGACAGGCCAGGGTTTGGATAGATAAAGTTACTTCCAGTTAACAAAATTCCTCATGAGAACAATGAAAACAAGGATTGTTTGACAAAGtcaggaaaggaaagaaaactaacaaaaagagaaacaatatAAAGTATGagtgaaagattttttttttttttaaaatgacgcCAACGAGGTCTGTTGTAGAAGACAAACAGCAGAAGGCGTAAACAGATGGAGGAAAGGGAAAGGGTTGTTTTTCAGAGGAGCAGCACATGGTGAAGTCTCATCCAACGCCGAGTTCATCCAAATGAGCACAAAGCTCAGATAAGAGAAGGTCTGGTCAAGCAGCAAGTCTGAACTAGTCGTTGTGATCCAGAGCAGCAACACGCCCAGTCCCACGATGCAGCCACTGGCAGGGAAActcagcatgtgtttgtgcGTCTCTTCTCAAAACTCTCTCCGTCTACGTGCCTGTCACTCTCAATGTATTGTAAAGTTGTTCGAGAATGTTTGCAATGTATTCATGTGCATCCAAGTCTGTCTGTGACACTTGTGCAGCATGTGCTTGTTTGGGTTTGTCCCTCTTGGTTTagatctttgtcttttttctgcatCTCTGCCTGTGTTCTGAGGCTAGTTAACAAgtgttctttctgtctctgttcaaACTTAGATGTGAGAGAATCACGTCTGAAGAGAGTGTAATAAACAGCCTTTGTTTGAATGATCAAAGACAGATTAGAGGAACAGTAACGGGGTATGAGCTGAACAATAACATTCCCATAAATGTACTCCTTTCTGTAAATTCTTTTGTTTGAAACGGCGAAGTTATGTGTGTACACTCAATATTTTGATACGAGTGCTCTGCTAAGTCCTCGGAGAGACTCCTCTCACATGCACAAGCGAAATTAATCTTGAATATGGTCGAAATATATGTGTTTGCTGCTATTTACTGAGAGCAAATTAGAATATGAGCAATGAGTCTGTTCATTAAAGAGAAAGCCTTCCTATAGTGTATGTTTGCTCGAGCAAGTCTCATTACAAGATAAGTTTCTAAATGCGTTTCAAAACAGAGATCTGCTCATTAGCAGTGAACTGAGCGTCTGAACTGTTCTAAGTATTGTCTTCTGGAGTGCTGCACTTAACTGCTCTTACTGGAGTTCCCCTGGCTTGACACCGACAGGCATAAAGTTAAACAATTATCTACAAAACCCGAGACACATCcgactcacatgcacacacgcagtTATGTACTCCCCGTGATCCCGACTGACATGAAATAACTCACATAAATAGTTTTTACGAGTAAGGGTgggaacgcacacacacacacacacacacacacgtagctGGACAATAGCATGGAGAAAGTATGCATATCTGCCTGCAAGCCAGAGACTAAGACAAAAGATTCCAAGGAAAACTTTACAGAAACACAATCTGTCTGCTCGCTCCAACTTTTATGATCTGATTGCACCGGGAAGCTCTAATTGACAGGTCCAACTGCTTCCAGATAGAATTATGAATCCACATCCTGATGTAGTCGTGGTCACGCTGCTGGAGAAATGTGGACAGCGGTATTCAGCAGACACAATCTGCACCAATTAGTGGTTATGTTAGTGAAGTCACTCTAGGGAAACTGTAGGGGCGTTACAGAAAACAATAACACAAGCGGGCCATCTGCAAAGCTCATTCAAGATGATAATAAACCTGACGGAGGCTCTAATATCGACCCCGATGAAAAATAAGCAACACTAAACTGTTGGGGCCTGCAGTGCACCTTTGCTGTAACGTCTGGGGACTATAAAGTTGGCTGTAGTTTATCAGAAACATTGAAATCAGGAAGTGTTTTCATTTCTTGTAAACGAGGAGTAAGAGGAGTTACAGAGAAAGGAGAAGTGGGTGTTGGAATAGATTCTAATGAAGGATTTCCAACAAACGTGCCAATTACCCATTCTCAGCAACTTTAAGTGTCTCATGACTACAACACTTTCATCTTTTTAGGTAATTAGTGTGCACTGTACTTCTGAAAGTTTGGCaaatttgcttcttttgttgATTGTTCTATCAGTGCAAAACTGTCAGCTGTCATTCATGTATCTGGATGCGCGGAACATTTTTTTCTACCTCTATCTGCAGCTCGGCGATCTCTCCCTCCAGTTTTCTCTTGAGGAGcacctccttcttcttcaggtCTATCTGCCTCTTCTCTTCTTTGATCGCTAACTCCAAGTCTTTCATGTCCTTCTCCAGAGTCTCCAGAGCCGTATTGGTCTTTGTGATGGCTGCCTCCTGGATGTTTATCTTCTCATGGTAGTTGAACAAAACCTCCTCATGTTCCAGGAGCTGAATTCCTCTGTGGACATGTGAAGTGGCAAGAACACACACCATTAGACAAAGTGGTTTAAATCCTCTGCTTGCGTTCAGGCAACATTACGCAAACTTTAAGCTGCGAACGTACAGAATGTTGCGTCGCTGTATGGCAGTTTCGTGATTCTTGTTTGTTTCCAGAAGCGTCTCCTCCTGGATGTTGATCATTTGTGCGAGTCTCATCAGTTCAAGTTTGTTGTCATCAAACTCCTGACTGATCTGGCGTTGCTTCCAGGCAACCTACGAGATGTTAGGTTAAGAAGGAAAGGTGTGATATGTGAATGtaatatcagaaaaaaaacaacaactgcagGCTGCGTAGATTCTCAAATAAAGAGTCACACGAGATaactatttttgaaatatttatacAATTCAGATTTCTGAGGTACATTTTCCTTTCTATGCCTCTTGGAGCACCAGCTTTGCTTTGATTAGTCAGTTCTCATCATGTGCATCACAGCCTACCGCTTAAAGAATGTGTTTCTGCCTGTTCATTTCTTATTTTGCCCAACAAAGATCTGTTATATAGAAATGTTGTTCTGTTACATTAAATTCAGTGTGAGCTAAAACTGCAATGTGCAGATCTTTTTCTGAGCGAACCAAAAACTGTCACTTGTCTAATGTGTAagacacagaaacaacaaaatattcctTATCAGCAAACTCTGATATATATGTACAGCGATATGCTTTCACCTGATAGTGCTAGAGTTTCAAAATTACTCCAGCGCATTgtccaaaatgctgcaaatcTTCCTATTTTTAACACTTTGGAACTAGTCTTCCttctgctgcatgtctgctcatgaaacacacacacacaaaaagttaCTTGATGTTAAGACCGGATCGTGGTAGACAATAACTTGAGGCAACTTCTACAGCACAACAGACAACACAAAATCTCAtttaatctgtgtttgtttttgtgtcttttataagATGTGTAAGCTGAAGGACAAATAGTTGATGTGAGTTTGTCTCACTATCTCTATAAAGCTCTCTGAAAGCGCCGCTCAATATTTAGAATTCCTTCaaaacaacaactgcagttatGGCAGAAAAGTATTTCcaattctctctctctgtgtgtgtgtgtgtgtgtgtgtgtgtgtgtgtgtgtgtgtgtgtgtgtgtgtgtgtgtgtgtgtgtgtgtgtgtaccttgGAGATGTCATTGTGTAGTTTGTCCCTCATTGTGGTGCTATTAGAGATCTTCATAGAGGCTTTTGCAAGTGATCTGGAATGGACAAAGAGAAATTATCTAGCAGATGCAGAGATAGCTCCCAAACGAAATTACCCCCAAACACACTGCTTGCACATAAATTCACAGTctgaataacaaaacaaaagtttatAGCTTTCATTAAGGCAGGATTTGATGCAGTGCTGTTACACTATTTTATTCTAGATGTCTGTCTCTAAGCCAGTTAACCCTCGGCCCTCCCtctatgaaacaaacaaacacacctctCCTTGTTGATGACGATGGTGCGTTGGATTTCCTTCTCATTTTCCAGGAGCTTTATCTGCTCTGTTAACTCTGTGATTGTCTGTGCGGCGATCTGCTTCAACTTGACATACTTATTCTTCTCTTCCATGATCATGTCACACagtttagaatactgagatatTCTGAGGGGGGAAACCAGTGATTAGACGCGTTCTTCAACCGCGTTACAAAGTCAGACTCCCCAATCACAGCAggtttatgacatttttgtcatttacccCTATCCGTTTGTTGATCATTTGCATTTAATTAGCCAGTGGTAGCTGCGAGTTCATTATCTTTGTTTACCATCTTCCTAACTACTGTGGGATTTATATCCGTAGCCAGTGACAGTTATCAGTGGCTGATTAAAGTAATATGAACTGTACAGATAACATTTCCTGCAGCGGGTGTTAGATCTGCATGTACTTGTAAAGGAAAGTTTGGTAATACTGACAAAAAAGTGATTATAAATTGGCATAATCATCGCGGAGTAATTATCAAACTTTCATAATTCATCACAAGTGATCAGTGaataggaaaaaaatgtgacagaactCAAGTTTCATTCAGTCTGTTCATTAAATTTCAATGTTAAATTCATGTGTGAAATGTGAGCTGCAAACAACAATAACCACACAAGAGGATACACAACATTTCATTGTCATCCTGCCCTCTTTTTGCTTGTCTAGCTGCAATTTTGGGTGCCTGATTCCAGACTGTATTCTGCTGTCGTGACCCTAATAAACGTATTCATAAGTTTGCCGTTGCTGTCGTGGGTGGCGCTATAAGCATTAGTCTGTGTCTGAACACTGAAGTATGACCAATTAGTACGACATGGTGTTCTAGCCAGACAACATGCGCAGATGTCTGAATTAATTGTGATTCCTGCCCGTATGCAGATCAGAGGAGCCAAACAAATAACCAGGGAATCAATTATCGGTTGGCCACATTAATATTGTGCAGCGAAATCTccatatttcatttcattttagagAGACAGCAAAAAACAGAAGATGTGAAGCCGAATGAGGAGGCGATTATGATTTCCCTAATACTGCATATTAACAGCCTCTCTGGAACATCCTTTTTTGCATATAGAGAAAACAACGGTGACACCTGCGCTGTAGTGTAGCGTTCAGCTTGTTGTGGTCCGCGATGATCAGGTCTTTTTCACGAAGCTCCCGCCGGATGTGCTGGTTCAATTGCTGCGAGTAGAATTAGGCAGGTAAAACTACAGCATCATCACCTCTGTGTGGGTGTGCTTCTATGTATATGTCTGTGCTCGCAAACATCAATCTACACTCATACTTGTGGGTGCACATTTCTCAGTATTGTAGCGGCTTCCCCTTCGGactctgaataaataaaaacaaaacaataaataagttAGCTGATCTCGCGGTTCTGTTTTCTCGGTATGGATTTTTATGAATTTCCTGTacgctttcatttatttttgagcTGGTCGATGTTGATTTGGGATTTCATTATTTACTAATCAGGAGAGAAAGGGTATGAATTTTTTAAAGGACGAGAAAGAACCGCTCTCCCTTCCGTAGATTAAATTCATTTGAACTTTCTATATTTCTAAATTGTTCTGAAATTACCCCACCGTGTGGATATAATATTGCGAGCATAGATGACATTCTTcagaaattgtgtttttgtcaccgaaagcaccaaaaatataaatcagctttgtttcttctttgatgtttttaacacatttaagcgtgaaatgtgcatgtctgtgtctTCATAAATTATTAAATGCACTAATGATGACATCAAAACGTCTTTTAAATGTGTCATAGCGTGTGTTTGTATTGCACCTCAGCCCTGAGCAGTTCACGGTGCTTCTGGCCCCTCTCCTCTGCTTTGATCTGTGTGAGACATCTGAGGTTATGGAGCTCTTCTCTGAGGCGGTTTGACTCCCTCAGCAGCTCCTGAATCACCCCATACTGCTGCTTCTTCTGGCTCTCCTCCTCAACCGCTGATAGCTGCTTGGGAACACATTGTAGGCTATTGAAAAAATCTCATGACTGTTTCGATGAATGGGACAGCAAGGCAAAGTCTCCTaagatggatagatgatgaaACTTTTCTGTGCAAAGTGCAGGCTTTTCCCCAAATGGATCATTAAAGTTTGCTGCGCGATATAGTATTAGAAAAGTATGCTATTTGAAATCTTCTGTTTCTTGCATTCACATAGGAAATGGAAGTTACAAGAAaaaggggggggaaaaaaaaggtttgagACATAAATTAAAAGATCCCAGATTGTgccccttttcagcaaattaatgaaagtctcaCCCAGAATCCCCAGAATGAGTCTTTTAATTTATTAACTCAAAATGCTGCAAAGATGATTCGTTTTACCGTGACTGCATaactcctggttttagttctgtTCTAAACAGCTTCATCCTTTTGCTGCTGTCCACAtcttcttcaggaagaaaactctccaTGTCTTTGATTGACAGTTGTCTGCAGAGTATGTACTGTTCCTAGCTTTATCTATGAGCAAACATTTGGCATGAAAACATTATTAAATTTAAAGCACAGCTGTCGTTTTACCTTGTCTGTTCTCTGAGTTTGCCATTATTGTGgcagagctgcagctttaaaatggcTCTGAAGTGACTGCTGATGAACATGGAGTCTAAGTGGGCTGCATTTTAGTCACTATTACTCACTCAatctgttgtctgacaacagaaacacaagaaatatgcaaatgagaaCAACTTTACTGGGGATTTGGCTTTATTTGGTGTACTCTGCTTGTGCCTGAGACGGCAagagttagcagaagcagctccaaaaagaaaataaacctgGCGTACTGTGAGGCAGCTGCTCGTTCTGAATGGCTCACCTTGGAAGCAGCAGGGGATAAGGGGCAGGattatgcaaaataaaatacgtaagcatgttttttttgttcttttagtgttttttttaagaaccaCAAAACAGGCACAAACAATACATTTTCACCATAAATCCGTGCTATAATTAAATCCCCTTTTGCTGTCAGTTTGAACCACACAGCCTCACCTGTTTTTGAAAGCTGACTTTGAGAGCATCCACCTCCTTCTGAAGCTCCATCCTTTGCTGAATGCTAGCCTCTCTTTTGGGCACAGCGTCTAACTGAAAattcagaaatgttcaaattttcaTTTTGCTATGACATCTTTCATCCGCTTGAAGTTGGCCCTGAATCTTAACAAATCTTCTCACACTTCATTCATAGTTCAGTCAGTGCACATTCACTCCCACATTAAACACTGACTGCAAAGCTGATGTCAGAGCCTCTGATAACCACTGGATCCAGAGACACTGCCTTGTGTTCAGCTGTATGAGCCACACTGCGAAATATTTAAAAGCTTCTAGCGCTCGGAGCAGGAACAGAATTACATGAATAAGCTTAAGGGTTTCAAAAAAAACCATAATGCAATACCACAATTATATTTCAGCTAGCTACATGAAGCACTAAATAATCATTATTAGCCCTCGTGCAGTGTAAAGCTCACAATGTAATactttgaaaatattaaacCCATCAATCACATTCTGTTCAATTTAAATGTGATGCATTTCTGTGGCAACACCACAGACTCATTTAAGCAGCCGTCAGTCAAATTTATTGTGAGTAATTGTTCATGAGAGAGTTGTTATTAGTCGTTATTGGTTGTCAgtttgaatgaatcatattgcAGAACAgcattgttttcattgtttcctTAATGTGCGAATTCCCCAATGCAGTTTAGTGACTTCCGATCATATTGTTCTGTGCTGATGTGTTTCCGACGAGCAATGTTCTCTTCTTGTTTCcactttctgtttaaaaactgtGCACATCAGTAAAATGACAGGAAGCTCACAAATGTAAAAGAAGTCCTTCTGGTGGAACAGACTCTTGATTTAATGTGGTGATTATTGCCACTGTGACATTTTGCACTCATAATACTCCCACACCTGTGTCAACACCTGAAAGTTTTTCCTCACCAATTGCCAACACcagcaaaaaacatgtttgcagACAAAAAGCTGCTTGTATTAGACATTATGAGGCTTACTGGTAAAACCTAAGCTGCAATCTGAGGTGGTACGTGTACAAAAGTCCACGTTGTAGACTATTTTAACATAAAAGCTCCAAATGTCTCCAAGCAAGATCACTTATCACTTTAACACTCCAAATCTTAGTAGATGTATTACACGTGACGGTAACATTTCACATGTTCACCTGCACCAGCAACCTGTTGTAGACAGATTGTGTGAGTTCGAGCTGTTCTGTGGCCATGGTCAGTGCATGCTCCATCCTCTTGAGGACTTGCATCTGCCTGAGGAGAAACACAGGCaccttttaaatatttatcatcatcatacGGCTGTGCCTCCTACACTTTCCAGCTGAAATTCATTGTCTCAAATATGGCTCTTTATACTGCATTGTATATGGATTCCTGTCAGATATGAAGGTtgttcagctgtgtttggaatgCAGGggatgaaatgttttgaactTTTTGGTCTGTTGTTGAACTTAAAGTCTAATCCAAAATACATAcgctcacaaaaaaaaatccattacaACTCAGAGTGAAAGCGTATGCACATACTGAAGCTGACAAACCTGTAAAACATCCTCTTCTTGACTGAATATCTATCAGGACAATGCACTTACAATTTAACTCTAAAATATTGTAAAGAAGGGATGCTTCACAGTAAGTGCTAGCGTTTTTAACACTACAATTTTTAAAGTTCCATGTGGAGTTTTTGACCTCTAGCAATTCTATGGAGTTGTTTTTGCATAAACAGGTCTCACCTTAGCATAGCAATACAGCAACAGACATGCAGCACTGTGCTAACGGGGCAGGGAAGAGGAAGATTTCAAAATAGCAAATatggatgtaaacaaagctggaTTTGCAATACTTAAATCTGGATTTGCTAGTGTTGTGAGGATAGAATTGCACTTGGCATCATTGTGAGAGCTCAAGGATAACACTAAACGCAAACATGTATTTAGTTTATTTAGAAGAAAGCACCACAGGGTACCTTTAAGGTCTTTTGTTATGTGCAGGCTCATTTGCATGTGGGAGGGGTGCTGAGTCACACATCGTTCTTTACCTGTTTTTCTCCCTGAGCTGCACAGATTGGCTCTCAAACAGGTGCTTTCTGTCAGACATGATGCTCTTCAGCTTCATTTCCAGGATGCCTCTGGTAACGAAAAACACAGCGACATGCATGCATTTATAAAATGCCAAATCAAATACTGTATTTTCATCTTAATCTACAATAATTATCTTActcaaactgattttttttcttgtaagtGCCCTCAGCATGGTTTATCTTGTAAATATGCTTTTGGATATTTTAGTGTGTGTacacagtgacaggaaatggggaaatTCACTGCTCAGGCCACTTACTCCCTTGTGCTATGTCCTCTGACCTCTCAGCTTTCAGGTCATCTAATACTTTTCACTTTTGATGTTGACAGTGGAGGAAGTCTGTACCTGTTGCCCATGAATTCCGCCATCTCCTCCCTGCTGATTTCCTGCtctttcagcagctgtctgttgTCCCTCTGACTGGCCTCTACTTGGACCCTGAGACCCTCCTGCTCCTGCATCacctcctccctcttcctcctgaTGGAATGGTTACGCTCATCCACCTTCTTCACTTGCCGCTCCACTTCTGAAATCTCCATATTTAGTGCTTGTATCTTCTTCACTGCAGCTCtggtgaccaaaaaaaaaaaaaagaacataccAAGAATAAATGCAAGTATGAGAAGAGGATAAAAGCACCCTCTGATTCTCAGTACTGTCTCTGTAAGAGTGCATATCTTATGAAATAGCAGCATGTGCATCCATCTTTTACATACACCCCCCAGAAGTCCTCAGCTTTGTGAATTTGAAATTACAAGTCACAGCCCGCGTGGCTCAGTTCCTCTGCATTACTTGCAAGccaaatattaatttgaaataaacataaaaGGGAGCAGCAGCGACGCCGTGAGTGAAGCATCCCTGCAGCTGCATTTGCATTCAAAAATTAACAACGCCCGACACACGTGGTCGTCATTTGTTATCAAATTAGAAGGATTGACACCTTTAAATTAGAACCGCTGCGCTAATAGCACCcaatgtttcagctcattatTTGGAAGAAATAATTCAGTGCCACAAGAATTCAAAGTCTGCTGAACATCAAAAGCTGGGGATTGGAGACATAATTTACAGAGAGGAAGCTGAACAagtataaaactgaaaaattatgGTTGAAGGTAGGAAATGTGGAATAACAGACATCAGTAGTTCTGTTACAAATCAGGATCGATGAGAAGTTTACACTCAGCAGAAACAAGTAAATGAGCAAAATTTTTCCATGATTTAAAACTGGAATTTTATTGGATTTAAGATGGAATGTAGATGAAGAGGTGGAGATTTCAGAATAAATGTGGCCCTTACTGTCTTTTCTCGTCTGTATTATCTGACTGCAGCACCCTAACAGGCTGAACAGGAAATCTCATCCCCAGTAAAACCTATGAAAGGGTTAAATATACTTACTCCCTTTTCGAGCGTTTCCGTTCGGTCTCCTTTAAAATCTGGTCAGGTATACTGATGAGCCGCGCTTTCTCAGCCTTGTAACAGCCACGCCGACACATGCGAACACAAATGGAGGGGTGCAAACGATTTGTTATTTTATCGATGATGTGCTGTAAGCgatgctctctctctcacacacacacacacacacacacacacacacacacacacacacacacacacacacacacacacacacacacacacacacacacacacacacacacacacacacacacacacacacacacacctctttaAGCTCTATCATCCCCTTCTTGTCTTCCAGCTGTTTCTGTTCTTTCAATATCTGCATTTCATGGGTTTCCACATCTTCAATCAAGCTTCTGTGTGGGGAGCGggagaaaaatgaacacagaagtGCATTTATCTTCAGAGTAATTTTCATTAGCAGCAGCTGAAGTGCTTCTTATTAACTGGAAGCCATAGATGAACACAAGAATATAGCTattaaaaagaagcaaacagaaatTAAGACATTGTAATGAAGACATCGTGAACGGAGTGACTAAAGTTAGAACTTCAGGATGGCATACCTGATTTCCGTTTGTCTCTGGGTCACCTCTTTCTTCAGATCCTCATATTTGTCCTGCACGGCCTTTATATTGCTCTCCAGCCCCTACA
This is a stretch of genomic DNA from Acanthochromis polyacanthus isolate Apoly-LR-REF ecotype Palm Island chromosome 1, KAUST_Apoly_ChrSc, whole genome shotgun sequence. It encodes these proteins:
- the ccdc146 gene encoding coiled-coil domain-containing protein 146 gives rise to the protein MNPSEELQDSRPPSRQEVEVEEQEEGKEIEEDIPLVVFAPDASLPEEQPPASVDVSANPAFQWLDELLSLGKISQTKEIKLKASYKLLHDTLKSTQDCEIQLLGEAKRCRAELERLRAKVESTEEQSTSEEPQSEVNELRQQLLQAYNELKGAEEREYKTQHELKCLWEEKQYLEKENEIQTKPAGLESNIKAVQDKYEDLKKEVTQRQTEIRSLIEDVETHEMQILKEQKQLEDKKGMIELKEAEKARLISIPDQILKETERKRSKREAAVKKIQALNMEISEVERQVKKVDERNHSIRRKREEVMQEQEGLRVQVEASQRDNRQLLKEQEISREEMAEFMGNRGILEMKLKSIMSDRKHLFESQSVQLREKNRQMQVLKRMEHALTMATEQLELTQSVYNRLLVQLDAVPKREASIQQRMELQKEVDALKVSFQKQLSAVEEESQKKQQYGVIQELLRESNRLREELHNLRCLTQIKAEERGQKHRELLRAEQLNQHIRRELREKDLIIADHNKLNATLQRRISQYSKLCDMIMEEKNKYVKLKQIAAQTITELTEQIKLLENEKEIQRTIVINKERSLAKASMKISNSTTMRDKLHNDISKVAWKQRQISQEFDDNKLELMRLAQMINIQEETLLETNKNHETAIQRRNILGIQLLEHEEVLFNYHEKINIQEAAITKTNTALETLEKDMKDLELAIKEEKRQIDLKKKEVLLKRKLEGEIAELQIELSEARDKTLEGLNRTVDYKELKGSNPSTVELVKKIEQLEVNLAERERQLLEKELLVDQVTRLSKPLGEQAENCRQDRLALAKKLNELRTNIINTNHRMMAVSAELSVKQAVAVSQQQQIKEKELQMDRCQRRLEQGLPPDPEIEEEWRRMLRDKKRRQRDKEARAKLAEEEEWRELPSGQYTTAEARPNAYIPQNDPLPVPKPYGAQAPFKPSQPGANMRHIRKPTVKPLEI